CAAAGGCGAGCTGCTCTTGTGGTTAAGCGGTATCGGAGCGGGATGCGCTGTGGGACTGGCCACGCCGATCCTGACCGGACTGGTCGCAGCGAATACGGAAAGCAACGTAAGGGGCACCGCGCTGGGCTTGTTTGGTATTGCGATGGATTTGGGCTTGGGTTTAGGAGCGATCGTTATGGGCGTCGTAGCGACGCATGCGGGATACTCCGGCGTATTTAGCGCAATGACTGGAATTTGCGCCATCGTTTTGCTGATCAATTTTTTTCCAATAAAGCGAAAGGAAACGCTTGTCAGAAGTGACAAATAGAAAGCGGTATTTTTGTGCAAAGGTGACATGACCGCTGTGCGGCTTGGAATCGGAGGTCGATTAACAAAAAGCGTCCAATAAACCAAGCGTTATTTGCTGATGTTGCTTGATTGTGTAAACTGCATGGTAATGTTACAATAACAATCGACAAATGTCTGAAAATAAACGCAGATGGAGGGTATGTATGGGCGCTGAAGAAGCAAAAAAACTCAGATGGTATAACCTGACCCTGATGTCGTTCGTCATGGTTTGGGGCTTTGGCAATGTAGTCAACAACTACGCCAACCAAGGTCTTACCGTCATCGTTTCCTGGATTTTGATTATCGGACTTTATTTTATTCCATATGCACTAATGGTAGGCGAAATGGGCTCGACCTTTAAGGACGGCAAAGCTGGCGTCAGCACCTGGATTCGCTCTACGATGGGCGCTACGATGGCGTATATGGCCGGCTGGACTTATTGGGCCGTTCATGTACCGTATCTGGCGCAAAAGCCGCAGTCGGTTTTGATTGCGCTTGGTTGGGGCGTGTCGCAGAACGGCAGTTTCATTAAGGCTTTCAGCCCAATGGTGCTGCAGTCGGTTATTTTGGTGTTGTTCTTGTTTTTCCTTTGGCTGGCTTCGCGCGGCATGACGTCGTTGAAGCGGATCGGCGCGATTGCCGGTATCTCTTCGCTGATCATGGGCTTCATGTATGTGCTGCTGATGTTGGCGGCGCCGGTTTTGCGCGGCACGACGCCTGCGGCGATTGATTTCAGCCTCAGCACGTTTATGCCGAACTTTGATTTCACTTATTTCACGACGATTTCGATGCTGGTGTTTGCGGTCGGCGGTTGTGAAAAAATTTCTCCTTACGTAAACAATACGAACAATCCGACGAAGGAATTTCCGCGCGGCATGATCGTGATGGCGATTTTGGTTGCGCTCTCGGCCTTGCTCGGTTCGATTGCAATGGGCATGATGTTTGATTCGCACAACATTCCTAAAGATTTGAAAATGAATGGTCAATATTACGCGTTCAAGATGCTCGGCGAGTATTACGGAGTCGGCAACTTGCTGCTCGTTCTCTACGCGTTCACGAATTTTGCCGGTCAGATTGCGGCACTGATGTTTTCGATTGATGCGCCGCTTAAAGTGTTATTGGCTGAGGCGCAAAGCGAATCACAATTCATACCGAAAGCGCTGGGCAAGACCAATGAATTTGGCGCACCGATCAATGGCTACAAGATGACTGCGATCTTGGTCGGCATCCTGATCATCGTTCCGGCGCTCGGCATCGGTAATATGAACGATTTGTTCAACTGGCTGCTGGATCTAAATTCCATCGTCATGCCGATGCGTTACATGTGGGTTTTCATCGCGTATATGGCGGTTCGTAAAGCTGCGGGGAAATATTTTTCCGAGTACCGCTTCGTACAAAGCCGCATGTTCGGCATGATTGTCGGCGGCTGGTGCTTTGCGTTCACCGCGTTTGCCTGCGTGATGGGCATGTTCCCGAAAGGCGTTGCGCTCTACACGTCGCAATGGTACTTCCAATTGTCGATGAATCTGGCGACGCCGATTGTATTGATCGGTTTGGGGTTGATCATGCCGATGATTGCCAAGATTACCAACAAAGGCGAAGAAAATACAGAAAAGATTGGTTAACGTTTGATTTCCAAGCACCCGCATCCGGCAATTGTCGCAGTGCGGGTGCTTTTTATTATTGCCAGGTAGGAATCTGCTAAAGGACAGCGAACCATTAAGGTAGAGAATGGATGCGAAAAGAGGTGGCAGGCGATGAAACTGGTGATTGTTGATCGTGATCCTCTGCATTTGGCCGAGCTTGAGGAGAGCCTGAAGCACTGGGAATATGAAATTATCACGACGGGCGATAGTTTGGAGGCTTGGGAAATCCTGCAGAATGATCCGGAGCCGGTCATGGTGCTGCTTGATTGGCAGAGTCCGATGATGAACGGAGAGTCCTTCTGTACGACGTTGAAAACCAAGCGGCCGAATCGTTTGTGCCATGTGATCATGATTGCCGACTGCGGCGATAAGGAACAAATTGCAACGGGTCTTGCTGCCGGAGCCGACGCCTGGGTCAGTCGGCCGATTCATCCTCAGGAATTGAAAAGCGCATTGGCGCTCGGCAAACGCGTCTTGGAATATCAATATATGATTGAAAAACTCAATGAGGAATCGCTACAGGAAAAACGAAAACTGGAAACGATGACCGGCGTTGATGCATTGACCGGTACTGCAAACCGGAAGCTGTTCGATGAACGTTACCTCGAAGAGTGGCGGCGCGCCGAACGCGACGGACTGTTGCTTTCGTTGATTTTGCTCGATATCGATGATTTTCGCCAATACAATGAAACATATGGCTATATGACGGGCGACGAATGCTTAAAAAAAGTCGCCGAAGCGATTGAGGCCACCGCGATTCGCGCCGGTGATCTGGTGGCGCGTTATGCGGCCGACGAATTTGCGATTCTGCTGCCAAACACCGATGCTGTCGGCGCGACCGTCGTTGCCGAATCGTT
Above is a genomic segment from Azotosporobacter soli containing:
- a CDS encoding APC family permease, which gives rise to MGAEEAKKLRWYNLTLMSFVMVWGFGNVVNNYANQGLTVIVSWILIIGLYFIPYALMVGEMGSTFKDGKAGVSTWIRSTMGATMAYMAGWTYWAVHVPYLAQKPQSVLIALGWGVSQNGSFIKAFSPMVLQSVILVLFLFFLWLASRGMTSLKRIGAIAGISSLIMGFMYVLLMLAAPVLRGTTPAAIDFSLSTFMPNFDFTYFTTISMLVFAVGGCEKISPYVNNTNNPTKEFPRGMIVMAILVALSALLGSIAMGMMFDSHNIPKDLKMNGQYYAFKMLGEYYGVGNLLLVLYAFTNFAGQIAALMFSIDAPLKVLLAEAQSESQFIPKALGKTNEFGAPINGYKMTAILVGILIIVPALGIGNMNDLFNWLLDLNSIVMPMRYMWVFIAYMAVRKAAGKYFSEYRFVQSRMFGMIVGGWCFAFTAFACVMGMFPKGVALYTSQWYFQLSMNLATPIVLIGLGLIMPMIAKITNKGEENTEKIG
- a CDS encoding diguanylate cyclase; translation: MKLVIVDRDPLHLAELEESLKHWEYEIITTGDSLEAWEILQNDPEPVMVLLDWQSPMMNGESFCTTLKTKRPNRLCHVIMIADCGDKEQIATGLAAGADAWVSRPIHPQELKSALALGKRVLEYQYMIEKLNEESLQEKRKLETMTGVDALTGTANRKLFDERYLEEWRRAERDGLLLSLILLDIDDFRQYNETYGYMTGDECLKKVAEAIEATAIRAGDLVARYAADEFAILLPNTDAVGATVVAESLGAAILHLNIEHRQSPRQIVSVSIGHATVWPHKEANGSQSLLDKSTHMLTLTKAANRTRNRELKVNKK